The genome window GTCGCCACGTTCCTGCTCACTTTCCCGCCGGGTTCGTTGCCGCACCGCCGGACAGCAATTGTGCCACGACGCCGGGCTGCGCCAAAACCAAATCGTCGGGCACGTTCTGGCCCGTGCTGAAATAGCTCAAGGGAAGGCCGCTCTCCAGCGCCAGGCTGTAAAAGTGGCCGTAGCGGCGTGTCTCGTCAAGCTTGGTGAAGAACAGTGCCGTTGGCTTCACCAGCGAGAAATTCTCGACTATGCAGCGCGCGTCTTCGAACGGCGTGCTTGCGCCGAGCACAAGGATGGTTTCATGCGGATTGGCCGCGGCGAGCATATCCCGCAGTTCGCGTAACTGCCCCTTGTTGAACTGGCTGCCGCCTGCCGTGTCGATGAGCACAAGGTCGCAATCGCGCGTCGAATCCAGCGCGCGCTGCATTTCCCGCGCGTCGTTCGCGACATAGAGCGGAATGCCGATAATGTTCGCGTACACGCGCAGTTGCTCCGGCGCGGCGACGCGGTAGGTGTCCGCTGTTATCAGTCCCACGCGCGCCCGGTGCGTGACGGCGTACGTTGCCGCGAGCTTGGCGAGGTTCGTCGTCTTGCCGACGCCTGTCGCGCCCGCGAGCGCAATGCGTTTGCACGTTCCGGCCGTCAACCCAATTCCGCCGGTGACGCGCACGGTCTTACGCATTTCAATATCGAGACGCTGCTGAAACACGCGCGGGTCGCGGAGAAGATCGACGTCGCACTCGCGGACAACGGCGGACATCAATCCCGCGGCGATCTTGCGTGTCACGCCGACGTCGAGAAGGCGCTTGTAGTGCGGCGCGCACTCCATTGGCACCGCCGCGCCGGGAGTTTCGGCGACGAGCACCTGCACCAACTCCCGCAGTTCGCGCAGTTCCTTGTGCAGCGAATCGCCCGGCGCAGCCTGCGGTAACGTGCGCTTGAAGGGCACCACCGCGCTCGATTCGACCTTCGGCGCTGCCTGCGCGCGCCGCTGCGCCACGCGCTGTTGCGCGTCGCTGACTATCTTTTGGAAGTATGCGACCGAGTTCGCCACGTTTTCGTCCGATGCAACGCGCATGGTGCGCGCCGTTTCCGCATACTGGCGTGCCGCGGCGGGGGCCGGCTGCGTCGCGGGCCGCGGCGCAGCGGACGCCGTCACCTCGATGGCCTTCTTGCCGAAAAATCCCAACAGTCCCTCCCCTCGTACTTGGGTCGTTCGCAACACAATTGCGTCGTCCCCTAATTTCTCGCGCATGCGATGATACGCCTCGTTCAACGAGGTGCCGCGAAAACGGTGGAATTCCTGCGCCATGCTACGTGGTCACCTGTCCGTCGCTTTCCAACCGGATCGCGGGGTCGATTTCGTTGTACGAGAGCACGACAAGCTTCGGCATGTGGCGCTCGACGATGCGGCGGAAGTAACGCCGCACCTGAGCGGATGTCAGCACGACCGGCTCCTGCCCCGACAATACCAGCGGCTGCACGGCCTGCACCGTTGCCTTCGCGATTTCCTCCGCGCGCTTCGGATCGATGGGCACGTATTCGCCCGCGTCCGCCTGACGGATCGCATCGAGTAATTCGCGCTCCAGTTCCGGCGCAAGCGTCACCACGCGCAGTTGACCTTCCTCATCAGCGTACGACGCGCAGATTTGCCGCGCCAGCGCATGACGCGCATACTCGGTGAGCACTTCGGTGTCGCGCGTGCGCGGCGCATAATCGGCCAATGTCTGCAGAATGATTTCGAGATTGCGGATCGAGACGCGCTCGCGCAGGAGGGCCTGCAGCACCTTCTGCACCTCGCCTACATTGAGCGCATTCGGCACCAACTCTTCGACAACCGTCTTTGCGCTTTGTTTGACGTGATCGATCAGGTTCTGCGTGTCCTGCCGGCTCAGGATTTCCGGCGCGTACATCATGAGCAATTCGGTGAGGTGCGTCGCCAGCACCGCGCTCGGTTCGACAATCGTGTACCCGAGGCGTTCGGCGCGATCGCGCTGCGCCTGCGACACCCAGATCGCGCTCAATCCGAACGCTGGCTCCTTTGTCGGCAGCCCGTCGATCTCCTCTTCCACGAGGCCCGTGTTCATCGCGAGATAGAAATCCGGAATGAGTTCGTAGCGCGCGATCTCGCTTTCGCGCAGTTTCACGCGATATTCGTTCGGGCGCAGCCGCATGTTGTCAACAATGCGGACGACCGGGACGATGAACCCCATCTTTGTCGCCATCTGTTGCCGGATGATCTGAACGCGCTGCAACAGATCGCCGCCTTGTTTCCCGTCGGCAAGCCCAATGAGGCCGTAGCCGAGTTCGATCTTGAGCGTATCGACGTTGAGCAGGTCCTCGGTTTTCGTGGGTTCCGCTTTTGTTTCGCCCTCTTTCTTGGCGCGGTCCCGCGCGTCGGCCTCTTCCTTATCGCGCTGCAGCGCTTGGCCGGATTGAATGGCAGCGGCGCCCAGCGCGGCGGCGACGAGCAGGAACGGAATCGTCGGCATGCCGGGAACGATCCCGAAGAGCGCAAGGAGCGCGGCGCTCAAACCAAGCGCGCGCGGATACCGCATGAGTTGTCGGGACAGGTCCGCGCCGAGATTGTCATCCGACGCCGTGCGCGTAACCAGCATGCCCGCACCGGTGGCGACGATGAGCGCCGGGATTTGCGACACGAGGCCGTCACCAATGGTCAGCCGCGTGTACACCTGCAACGCGTCCATAACGGACATGCCGTGCATCACGATACCGATGATGAATCCGCCGATGATGTTGACAATGGTAATAATGAGACCCGCAATGGCGTCGCCGCGCACGAACTTCGTCGCGCCGTCCATGGCCCCGTAAAAGTCCGCTTCGCGCTCGATGCCGCGGCGGCGCGCGCGCGCCTGTTCCTCGGTGATAAGGCCGGCGTTCAGGTCGGCGTCCACACCCATTTGTTTGCCGGGCATCGCGTCCAACGTGAAGCGCGCGGCCACTTCGGAAATGCGCGTCGCGCCGCGCGTAATCACCACGAACTGAATGACAACGAGGATCGCGAAAATGACCGCGCCGACGATATAGCTGCCGCTGGTGACGAACCCGCCGAACGCATCGATGACCGCGCCGGCGTTCGCCTGTGCAAGAACAAGGCGCGTCGAGGCGACATTTAGGCTCAACCGGAATAACGTCAGCATCAACAACAATGACGGAAAGACGGCGAATTCAACGGGCTGCCGCAAGTAGATAGTCGCCATGAGCACCACAACCGACAGCGAGATATTGACCGTCAACAGAATGTCGAGCAACCACGTCGGGATCGGAATAACGAGGACAAGCAGAATTGCGACAACGCACATCGCAAGCGCGATGTCCTGGTTGCCCAGGCCATTTGCGCGCTGCCCCGTGATTTCGTTCGGTACTGCTGCCATGTCTATCCGCTGTTATCAGGTGCCGAGCGGCATCGCATTGAATGCGGCGCGCTCGCGAATCTTCTCTTCGCGTTTGTCGATCTTGTACACGAAGGCGAGTACCTCCGCGACGGTCTTGAACAGGTTCTCGGGTACCGCCTGTCCAACTTCGATGCTTTTGAACAGCGCCCGCGCCAGATCCGGCTTCTCGACGATCGGCACGTCGTGTTCCTCGGCAATCTCGCGGATGCGCTTGGCGAGCAGCCGCGCGCCTTTCGCGACGACGATAGGCGCCTGCATGTTCGCCACGTCGTAGCGCAGTGCAACCGCGAATCGAATCGGGTTGGTGATGATTACGTCCGCCTTCGGCACCTCCGCCATCATGCGTTTCATCGCCATTTGCCGTTGAATCTGGCGGATGCGCTGTTTAATGCGCGGATCGCCCTCGAATTGACGTGCCTCTTCCTTCGCCTCCTGCGTCGTCATCATCAGGTCGCGGCCGTACTGCCAGCGTTGAAACCCAAAATCGAGAATCCCGAGGATGAGCATCGCAATGACGATCCGCAGCCACACCGACAATACGAGTTTGCTGACGGCAATACCCGCGCCAAGCGGCGTCAGGTAGGCCGCGGCAACGACTTCGTCCCAGCGGTCGCGCAACGCCCAATAGACGACCGCGCTGACTACGGCAAGCTTTACGATAGCCTTAATCAGTTCCACCGCCGAGCGCGCGGAGAAGAATTTCTTGAAGCCGGAAATCGGATTCAGGCGGTTCAGCTTCGGCACGATCGACTTCGGCGCAAACAAAAAGCCAACCTGAATGAAATTCATGGCCAGCCCGGAAAGCAGGAGCAGCACGACAAGCGGCCACGCTGCCTTGGTCGTCAACCACAACGTGCCGATCGAAAAGTTGGGGAAGTTCGCCGCGGTGATGTCCATGCGCGAGATGTTGGAGAAGTAGTAGTGCGTCGCCTCCAATAACGCCTTCATCGCACCCGGACCCAAATACCAGATTCCCCCAAGCGCCACGAGCAGCGAAAATGCCGCGCTCAGGTCCTGGCTCTTCGCAATGTTCCCCTCTTCGCGCGCCTTCTGAATCTTGTGCTGCGACGCCGGTAATGTCTTTTCGCCGCCGGTTTCTTCCGCCATGCTACGCGAGTCCTCGGATCAAGGAACCAACGTCCCTGAACATGCGGTAGAACATGCCATCGAGCAGTTGCAGGTACACGGACAACGACAACGCCACGATTAGCAGCCCCATCGCGATGGTGATTGGAAACCCGATGACAAACAGGTGAATCTGCGGAATCAGCCGGCCCAGCAGGCCCATGGTCATGTACGCGAGCATCAGCGCGCCCGCCACGGGCGCGGCAATGAGGAATCCATCGATAAACATCACCCGGCCCCAGGTGCTGACCTCGAAGAGCAATTCCGGTTTGGCGACGAACCCGCCCAGCGGAATCCCGCTATACGTCGATGCCAGCGCGCGGATCATCATGGCGTGTCCGTCGGTGACGAGCAGGTACAAGGCCGCAATGAGGAACAGGAAAAAGCCGAAGATCGGCACCTGGGTTTCCATCGCGGGATTGAAGATGTTCATCAGGCCGAAACCGGTCTGCATGTCGAGCACCTGACCACCGACCTGTATCGCGGCGAACGCAATCGTCATCACGAAGCCGATCATCAGCCCTATCATCAGTTCGCCCGCCGCCATCGAGGCGAGCGCGAACGCATCATCGGGGAGCGGCTGATCGAGCGCGGGAACGGTGGGCGTAATCAAAAGGGCGGTCAGCCCGGACAGTCCGATCTTCGCGATGACCGGAATGTTGTTCGAGCCAAGCACCGGCGCGGCCACGATGAGACCCGTGAACCGGACCAGTACGAGCAGAAAGACTTTGAATACTTCGATTTCGAACATGCGCGGACGGAACACGCAGTGTCCCAAACTCCCTTCGAGTTTGTTGGGCGACGCTCGGCGGCCGAGCAAACTCCCTATGGGTCAGTAGATCAGGCCCGTGAACCCCCCAAACATCGGTTTGGCATAGGTCAACATCACCGCGATCATCCAGGGCAAAAACAGGACGAACGCCACCATGACCACCAGGATTTTGGGTACAAAGGTGAGCGTAATCTCCTGAATCTGCGTGACGGACTGGAAGACGCTGATGATCAGGCCGATCAACATGCCGGATACGAGCATCGGGGCGGACAGAAGAAGGGTGACCAGCAGAGCGTTACGGCCCAGTTCGAGAATGGTGTCCGCGTTCACGGCGGTAAGCCTTCCGGCGCACGGCGTGCGCTATGTCTTTTCACCCCTTAGGCTTAAGCGAGCATCGAAACCGATACTCAACCCATAGATGCTCAAGCCTGCTAACGCGCAAGATACCACAATATATTGATGGTGTCAACTGTATTGATGACAATTGGTGGGGTTTGTCACGGGGCTAGCACCAACCACTTGTGGTGTTGTGGATTGACAAAAAGGGAAAAATTCGCGCCGATCGGCGCTACTTCACGGTCGGATGGCTGCGGCGGAGGGCGGACGCAGCGAGGATCGCCAACACAGCGATTGCCATCGGAAGGCCGCCCGCCCAGTTCGACGGCGCGGGCACGGCGGGCGGCGCCAGATAGCCGAGTTGGACAAGGCCACCGTAGTTGGCGTCGAACGTCACGCATGAGACGCCGTCCACATCAGCGACGCTCAGCGACCCAGGGACGACCCACCCGTCAACAAACGGGGCCGGGCACCAACCTGCGCCGGCAACGTACAGATGAGGCGCCATCTCGCCCGGCTCGACGCCGTCCGGCACGGGAATGGCCACGCGCTGCGGCGACGCAAACGGAAGCGCGGGGGAGACCGCGTAGCGCGGCCCCATTGACGCAACGAAATCGGGCACGCCGGGCGCAACTGCCTGCACAACAACAATCTCGTCCGCCGACTTTGCGTTGGTGGACTCCGGAGCGACGTCGAGCGGTCCGTCACAGGCGAACGTGTGCGTCGCATCGACGGTTTCGCCGTTCGAGTTCCTGGCCGACACGCGTATCGTAATCGATACGTCGGCGGCGAGCGGCGACGAAAGCGTCACAATTGCCCAACCCTCGGCGTTCGAGTCTGCGGCCGGCCGCCATTCTATCGAGTCGATCGCGATCGATTCGGAATCGACGGAACCATCGATCGATTCGGGGAGGATGTCGCTGCCGCCCGATAGCCGCAGCGCGAACTGCGTCGTCGTTTCGTCGACGCTTGCGGGCAGGGCATCCGGCGTTACGCCAGCCTTCGCGGCGTCGCCGGACTTGCCGCGCCAACCGCTCTCCGCCGCGGTATATGCGCTTTGGCCGCAGATGTTCTGCGCGCGCACCCAATAGTAATACTCGGTGTACCGGAGCGATTGCCCGGTGGTGCCGCCGCATCCACCGCCGCCGGTCGACACAAAGCTCGGGCCCTGCGCACTGAAGTCGGAATAGAACGGCAGCACCGTCACCGCGATGACCGTCCCGGTACCGGGGTCGTTTATCGTGCTGCGCAAAATGGTGTAGGACTGCGCGCCGAACACCGGCAGCCACGACAACTGAATGTGATCGCCGAATATACCGTCCGTTGCGACGAAGCTCGTCGGCGCGGCGGGCTCGAAACACTGCAGGACGTCGATCTCGCCGTTGTCGAATTCCGTCCGAATGGGCTCGGCGTTGGGACCCGTCGCGGAATAGTTCAAGCCTATAAGATCGAACTCGTCGTTGGGCTGCGCATCATCGTCAATTGCGAACGTGATCGAGAGAATGATTCCCGACGCGATGCGAAGGTCGTTCAGTCCGAAAATCAAGAACGAGATGCGGCCCGGCTCCGGAAAGTCCCACGACACGTCCTTGCCCGCGAGCGTCACGACCGCGCCGGGATACGCATCCACGAAGGTCAGGTTGTTCGTATCATACTCGAGCCAAAAGGCGATAGCGCTCGGCCGGGGGTCGGCTTCCATCCGTACGTTTACGGTCACTTGCCCGCCGGCAAACCCGCCCGCGTCTTCGACCTCGAGCTCGACCTTGCCCTCGGCGGCAGCGGTCAGGCCAAAAAGAAAGCACGCGCAGGCCGCAAAAACGCACGCCCGCGCCGCATGGCGGTTCCTGACTTCCCGCGCCATTCCTACTGAACTCCTCACTTCAGGCCCCGCACCCGCGCAAACCACCGCTCGATACTACATTATAGCTACAACCCTACGGCCCTGTCATTACCGCGCCGATAGCGTGGTCCACCATACAGCGCCACTTCCTTCGCACGCTGCGTTGCATCCTTTTTCGCCGAAGTTTCGGTAGAAAGGCCACTTCTGACGCGCGATCGCTCACCCAAGTCCCCGCACTTTGTCCGCGCGCAGGCGGTTAAGCTCCCACCCCCTCATGGGGGTGCATTTTTCCTTCTTTGGCGAATCAAGGGGGGCGGGGGGGCAGAATCGTCGTAAGTCCTTATTTCATGGTGACCGCGTGCTTGGCGCCCCCCGGGCAACGTAGGTTGGACTGGGCGCAGCGTGGAGACAAGAGAATGGACACGGGATTACGAATTCATCCTTCCGAATTCCCGGCGGCCGCGCCATTCCATGGGTCTTTTCGCGATGATCTGCCCGGCGAGCGAGAGCGCGAACCAGACGCGAAGCGCGCCGGAGATGGGGTGCAGCCAGGGTACCAAGGGGTGGAATTGCGCGATGCGGTCGACACCCTTGTATTCGCGCGCCTCGTCGACGTACACGACGATTCCGGCCGCGGCAAGCAAGGCCGGGACGAGGTCGAAGCGTCCTGCGAGTAGCTGCGGGAGGACGCCGGCGACTATCATGGGCAGCGCCATCAATGTTGTGCTGAGACGCAGGGCCATCATCGCGAGCGGGAGTTGAACCTGGTTGCCAAAGAAGATGCGCGTCTTGCGCAACGTGTTTTTCTTGACCTGCCGGTATCCCTCGTAGAACCGGACCCGCATCAAATCCGGCGTCCACGCGAACCCAACGCGGCCGCCGGCATGCTTCACGGCGGCGGCGAGCAGCGTGTCCTCGGGATGCCACTGGCCCAGCGCCTTATGGCCGCCGCACGCCCGATAGCTGGAGTACTTCACGAGCATGAACGCGCCAATGCCGATTGGAAATGAGCGAGGATCGTTCAGGCGCTCGCAGTCGGCGCCTTCAACGATTCCTTTCCACCCTGTCGGGAGCAGGAACTGCTCGGCCCAGGTCTTCGCGATTAATCGAGGCATGCAGGTGAGGAAATCCAGCCGGTCGCGTTCGGCCAGCGCGACGGCGTGCTGAAGCATCTCGGGCTCGAACACTACGTCGGCGTCGGCGAACAGCAGATAGCCGCAATTGTCGAGACGATGTGGGGGACCGCCTTCGGGACTCGGACCCGCGGCATCGTAGTCGCCGGTGCGTTCGAGTTGAAGGACGGCCTGCCAAAGTGCGTTGGACTTTCCAAACCAGCCGTCAACAATTGGCGGATCGTGCAGGACGTGTACGTTCGGATAGTCACGCTGGACGCCGTCGAGAATACGGGGCGTCCGATCGGTCGAGTGATCGTTCACGAACCAAACGTCGAGGTTCGGGTAACGCAGCGCGGCGACGGAGCGCGCGGCTACTTCGACGTTGTCCTCTTCGTCGCGCGCGGGGACCAACACCGCGACCTTGGGCCACTCCTTCGGCGGGTCCAGGGCCGCTGCGCGCGACAGGCACGGCAACCCGGCCATGTTGCGGTGAAACGCGCTGCGCCGCGAGCGTCGTTTCCACACCAGCACGGCGACATACACCCACACGACCGATACCGTCACGCCATTTGGATGGATGCACGCAATCGTCAACACGACGAAGATCGACCACCACAGCACGACCGCCGCCCAACTCGCCACCGGCCGCAGGCCACGCGCCAACGCGCCGATATCGACGGGACAAACGTCGTGTTCGCAGTCGCCCGCGGGGTATAAAGGCGCGTCAGTCGTCACGGATCGGCCGTGCAAAGCGCCGGCGCTACAACGTCATGGTTCCGTTAAAGGGCGGTTTCTTGTTGCCCTTGAGCGCCTTGAGCAGCGAGGCCGCGAGCTGGGGCTGCTTACTCTTACCGATCGGCCGAATATGTTTCATCTCGCACCTACCTCACTTTCTCGCGCCGTTACTCACCTGACGATCGACCAGTTTACAGAGGGTTACTCTACTTCATTACACGGGCGAGGACAATCGGATTGCCACGAATCCGTGCCCTGGCCTCTCCGATCCTGAATTGATTACTGCGCGCCGCCCAAACCTCCTGTGGGTCCTTGTCGAGCTCGTTTTGTGGGCACAGCACCACATCATGTCCTCCTTATCCCGACGGGATTACAGCGCGCAGCCCAGGGTTGACCCGCCGAAGTCGCTTCGACGAAGGCGGGTCTACCCTGGGAAGCCAAGCGCCCCACCCCATCCTCTTCAACCCTGAAGGGGTTGCAGAATCAATCCCACACATACCGTTCGTCCCACTCGATTCCGTGCTTGCGCAAGAACCGCCGAAACTCATCCTGAAACGTTTGCTTGCGATGATGCGCATCTTGGTTTGCGATGTACCGCTCCACACTTCCAATATTCGAATAACTCACCGAAAACGCCCCGTATCCCGCCTGCCATTGGAATTTGCGGACGCTTGCGTCGGCCTCCTTCACCCACGCGCTCGATGCGCGTTTCATTTCCTTGATCCAATCCGCCACACACTCCGTGCGCGCGACTCGCGCGAGGATGTGCACATGGTCTTCCACACCGCCGACAATGATCGGCGCGCACCCCAATTTGCCCGACACGCCGCCGACGTATTCGCACATTCGCCCGCGTACCCCGGCGTCCCGGAGAAATGGGTAACGCTCCTTCGTCG of Candidatus Hydrogenedentota bacterium contains these proteins:
- the flhB gene encoding flagellar biosynthesis protein FlhB; its protein translation is MAEETGGEKTLPASQHKIQKAREEGNIAKSQDLSAAFSLLVALGGIWYLGPGAMKALLEATHYYFSNISRMDITAANFPNFSIGTLWLTTKAAWPLVVLLLLSGLAMNFIQVGFLFAPKSIVPKLNRLNPISGFKKFFSARSAVELIKAIVKLAVVSAVVYWALRDRWDEVVAAAYLTPLGAGIAVSKLVLSVWLRIVIAMLILGILDFGFQRWQYGRDLMMTTQEAKEEARQFEGDPRIKQRIRQIQRQMAMKRMMAEVPKADVIITNPIRFAVALRYDVANMQAPIVVAKGARLLAKRIREIAEEHDVPIVEKPDLARALFKSIEVGQAVPENLFKTVAEVLAFVYKIDKREEKIRERAAFNAMPLGT
- a CDS encoding transposase — encoded protein: MPQSHSAIFIHATWSTKERYPFLRDAGVRGRMCEYVGGVSGKLGCAPIIVGGVEDHVHILARVARTECVADWIKEMKRASSAWVKEADASVRKFQWQAGYGAFSVSYSNIGSVERYIANQDAHHRKQTFQDEFRRFLRKHGIEWDERYVWD
- the flhF gene encoding flagellar biosynthesis protein FlhF — encoded protein: MAQEFHRFRGTSLNEAYHRMREKLGDDAIVLRTTQVRGEGLLGFFGKKAIEVTASAAPRPATQPAPAAARQYAETARTMRVASDENVANSVAYFQKIVSDAQQRVAQRRAQAAPKVESSAVVPFKRTLPQAAPGDSLHKELRELRELVQVLVAETPGAAVPMECAPHYKRLLDVGVTRKIAAGLMSAVVRECDVDLLRDPRVFQQRLDIEMRKTVRVTGGIGLTAGTCKRIALAGATGVGKTTNLAKLAATYAVTHRARVGLITADTYRVAAPEQLRVYANIIGIPLYVANDAREMQRALDSTRDCDLVLIDTAGGSQFNKGQLRELRDMLAAANPHETILVLGASTPFEDARCIVENFSLVKPTALFFTKLDETRRYGHFYSLALESGLPLSYFSTGQNVPDDLVLAQPGVVAQLLSGGAATNPAGK
- a CDS encoding glycosyltransferase; the encoded protein is MTTDAPLYPAGDCEHDVCPVDIGALARGLRPVASWAAVVLWWSIFVVLTIACIHPNGVTVSVVWVYVAVLVWKRRSRRSAFHRNMAGLPCLSRAAALDPPKEWPKVAVLVPARDEEDNVEVAARSVAALRYPNLDVWFVNDHSTDRTPRILDGVQRDYPNVHVLHDPPIVDGWFGKSNALWQAVLQLERTGDYDAAGPSPEGGPPHRLDNCGYLLFADADVVFEPEMLQHAVALAERDRLDFLTCMPRLIAKTWAEQFLLPTGWKGIVEGADCERLNDPRSFPIGIGAFMLVKYSSYRACGGHKALGQWHPEDTLLAAAVKHAGGRVGFAWTPDLMRVRFYEGYRQVKKNTLRKTRIFFGNQVQLPLAMMALRLSTTLMALPMIVAGVLPQLLAGRFDLVPALLAAAGIVVYVDEAREYKGVDRIAQFHPLVPWLHPISGALRVWFALSLAGQIIAKRPMEWRGRREFGRMNS
- the fliQ gene encoding flagellar biosynthesis protein FliQ, giving the protein MNADTILELGRNALLVTLLLSAPMLVSGMLIGLIISVFQSVTQIQEITLTFVPKILVVMVAFVLFLPWMIAVMLTYAKPMFGGFTGLIY
- the flhA gene encoding flagellar biosynthesis protein FlhA, whose translation is MAAVPNEITGQRANGLGNQDIALAMCVVAILLVLVIPIPTWLLDILLTVNISLSVVVLMATIYLRQPVEFAVFPSLLLMLTLFRLSLNVASTRLVLAQANAGAVIDAFGGFVTSGSYIVGAVIFAILVVIQFVVITRGATRISEVAARFTLDAMPGKQMGVDADLNAGLITEEQARARRRGIEREADFYGAMDGATKFVRGDAIAGLIITIVNIIGGFIIGIVMHGMSVMDALQVYTRLTIGDGLVSQIPALIVATGAGMLVTRTASDDNLGADLSRQLMRYPRALGLSAALLALFGIVPGMPTIPFLLVAAALGAAAIQSGQALQRDKEEADARDRAKKEGETKAEPTKTEDLLNVDTLKIELGYGLIGLADGKQGGDLLQRVQIIRQQMATKMGFIVPVVRIVDNMRLRPNEYRVKLRESEIARYELIPDFYLAMNTGLVEEEIDGLPTKEPAFGLSAIWVSQAQRDRAERLGYTIVEPSAVLATHLTELLMMYAPEILSRQDTQNLIDHVKQSAKTVVEELVPNALNVGEVQKVLQALLRERVSIRNLEIILQTLADYAPRTRDTEVLTEYARHALARQICASYADEEGQLRVVTLAPELERELLDAIRQADAGEYVPIDPKRAEEIAKATVQAVQPLVLSGQEPVVLTSAQVRRYFRRIVERHMPKLVVLSYNEIDPAIRLESDGQVTT
- the fliR gene encoding flagellar biosynthetic protein FliR, translating into MFRPRMFEIEVFKVFLLVLVRFTGLIVAAPVLGSNNIPVIAKIGLSGLTALLITPTVPALDQPLPDDAFALASMAAGELMIGLMIGFVMTIAFAAIQVGGQVLDMQTGFGLMNIFNPAMETQVPIFGFFLFLIAALYLLVTDGHAMMIRALASTYSGIPLGGFVAKPELLFEVSTWGRVMFIDGFLIAAPVAGALMLAYMTMGLLGRLIPQIHLFVIGFPITIAMGLLIVALSLSVYLQLLDGMFYRMFRDVGSLIRGLA